The Channa argus isolate prfri chromosome 14, Channa argus male v1.0, whole genome shotgun sequence genome includes a window with the following:
- the LOC137098685 gene encoding kidney mitochondrial carrier protein 1: protein MKEMSTVNWKPFVFGGLASVTAECGTFPIDLAKTRLQVQGQVGDIKYREIRYRGMFHALVRIVREEGLRALYSGIAPALLRQASYGTIKIGTYQSFKRLLVDRPEDETLLMNVICGVLSGVISSSIANPTDVLKIRMQAQGNVIQGSMMGNFINIYQEEGTRGLWKGVSLTAQRAAIVVGVELPVYDITKKHLILSGYMGDTVYTHFLSSFVCGLAGALASNPVDVVRTRMMNQRGGALYQGTLDCLLQTWRSEGFMALYKGFFPNWLRLGPWNIIFFLTYEQLKKINV from the exons ATGAAGGAAATGTCTACCGTCAACTGGAAGCCCTTTGTTTTCGGCGGGTTAGCTTCAGTGACGGCGGAATGTG GGACATTCCCAATCGATCTAGCCAAGACGCGTCTCCAGGTTCAAGGCCAAGTGGGCGACATCAAATACCGGGAGATCCGCTACAGAGGCATGTTCCATGCTTTAGTCCGGATCGTGAGAGAGGAGGGGCTGCGGGCTCTGTATTCGGG AATAGCACCTGCCTTGCTGCGTCAGGCCTCCTATGGAACCATAAAAATTGGTACATACCAGAGCTTTAAACGACTGCTGGTTGACAGACCAGAAG ATGAGACATTGCTGATGAATGTGATTTGTGGAGTTCTCTCTGGAGTCATCTCCTCGTCCATTGCCAACCCTACGGATGTGCTAAAG ATTCGCATGCAGGCTCAGGGAAATGTGATCCAGGGCAGTATGATGGGCAACTTCATCAACATCTACCAGGAAGAGGGGACAAGAGGGCTGTGGAAG GGTGTCTCTCTAACAGCTCAGAGGGCAGCTATTGTGGTTGGGGTTGAGTTACCAGTGTATGACATCACCAAGAAGCATTTGATCTTGTCTGGTTACATGGGGGACACTGtgtacacacacttttt ATCTAGCTTTGTGTGTGGTCTGGCTGGGGCTTTGGCTTCCAACCCTGTGGACGTTGTCCGTACACGAATGATGAACCAAAGAGGAGGAGCTCTGTACCAGGGAACACTGGACTGCTTACTGCAG aCGTGGCGCTCTGAGGGCTTCATGGCCCTCTATAAGGGCTTCTTTCCCAACTGGCTTCGCCTGGGACCATGGAACATCATC TTCTTCCTCACTTACGAACAGTTGAAGAAGATCAATGTGTGA